From the Manis javanica isolate MJ-LG chromosome 11, MJ_LKY, whole genome shotgun sequence genome, one window contains:
- the CD5 gene encoding T-cell surface glycoprotein CD5: MESQLLPLAALLLLGVPVTSCLGQQRWEDPGIPVRLGSSNSRCQGQLEVYFRNMWHTVYSQSWGQSAYHWDDPRPASKLCQKLRCGEALDLAHFPAFNSPQSQITCHGQLGSFSNCSASKANQRTPLGLICSEPLPTKPPPTSPPPTTTPEPTAPPRLQLVAGPGGLRCAGVVEFYRGSLGGTISYEARGRTQDLGDHICAALQCGSFLKHLPEAEVARAQDPWESRPLPIRWVIENTSCASLEQCFQKVQPREDGQVLALVCSDFQPKVQSRLVGGSSMCQGSVEVRQGKRWEALCNSPLAKSTVRWEEVCREQQCGKVKSCQVLDASEKTSQGLFCPQEKLSQCHQLQERKAYCKRVFVTCQDPNPPGLGTGTVMSIILALVLLAGLLVLCGPHTYKKLVKKFRQKKQRQWIGPTGMNQNMSFHRNHTATIRSQVENPTASHVENEYSQPPRNSQVSAYAALEGALHRVSTQPDNSSDSDYDLHGAQTL; this comes from the exons ATGGAGTCTCAGCTACTGCCACTGGCTGCCCTGCTGCTGCTGGGGGTGCCGG TCACTTCCTGCCTTGGACAGCAAAGATGGGAGGACCCAG GGATCCCAGTGAGACTAGGAAGCTCCAACTCTAGGTGCCAGGGCCAACTGGAGGTCTACTTCAGGAACATGTGGCACACAGTGTATAGCCAGAGCTGGGGCCAGTCTGCCTACCACTGGGACGACCCCAGGCCGGCCTCCAAGCTCTGCCAGAAGCTGCGCTGTGGGGAAGCCTTGGACCTCGCCCACTTCCCTGCCTTCAACAGTCCCCAGAGCCAGATCACCTGCCATGGACAGCTGGGGTCCTTCTCCAACTGCAGTGCCAGCAAGGCAAACCAGAGGACCCCCCTGGGTCTGATCTGCTCAG AGCCACTGCCAACAAAGCCTCCCCCCACAAGCCCCCCACCCACGACCACGCCGGAGCCCACAG ctcctcccaggCTGCAGCTAGTGGCAGGGCCCGGGGGCCTGCGGTGTGCGGGTGTGGTGGAATTCTACAGAGGCAGCCTGGGGGGCACCATCAGTTACGAGGCCCGCGGCAGGACCCAGGATCTGGGGGACCACATCTGTGCAGCCCTCCAGTGTGGCTCCTTCCTGAAGCACCTGCCAGAGGCTGAAGTGGCCAGGGCACAAGACCCATGGGAAAGCAGGCCCTTGCCAATTCGATGGGTGATAGAGAACACAAGCTGTGCCTCTCTGGAGCAGTGCTTCCAAAAAGTCCAGCCGCGGGAGGACGGCCAAGTTCTCGCCCTCGTCTGTTCTG ACTTCCAGCCCAAGGTGCAGAGCCGTCTGGTGGGGGGCAGCAGCATGTGCCAAGGCTCCGTGGAGGTGCGCCAGGGCAAGCGGTGGGAAGCCCTGTGCAACAGCCCCTTGGCCAAGAGCACAGTGCGGTGGGAGGAGGTGTGCCGGGAGCAGCAGTGCGGCAAGGTCAAGTCCTGCCAGGTGCTGGATGCCAGCGAGAAGACCTCCCAGGGGCTCTTCTGTCCCCAGGAGAAGCTGTCCCAGTGCCATCAGCTTCAGGAGAGAAAAGCCTACTGCAAAAGGGTGTTTGTCACAT gTCAGGACCCAAACCCACCAGGCCTGGGCACTGGCACCGTGATGAGCATCATCCTGGCCCTTGTGCTCCTGGCAGGGCTGCTGGTCCTGTGTGGCCCTCACACCTACAAGAAGCTGGTGAAGAAAT TCCGCCAGAAGAAACAGCGACAGTGGATTGGCCCAACAGGAATGAACCAGAACA TGTCTTTCCATCGCAACCACACGGCGACCATCCGCTCCCAGGTTGAGAACCCCACAGCCTCACATGTGGAGAATGAATACAGCCAGCCTCCCAGGAACTCCCAGGTCTCAGCTTATGCAG CTCTGGAAGGAGCCCTGCATCGCGTCTCCACCCAGCCTGACAACTCCTCTGACAGTGACTATGATCTGCACGGGGCTCAGACGCTGTAA